In Phragmites australis chromosome 24, lpPhrAust1.1, whole genome shotgun sequence, the following are encoded in one genomic region:
- the LOC133907764 gene encoding myosin-1-like → MASVEVRSVRKSAALRARGPSKLQPARSMPLDYRYSAKANGAGGGSAENGVGRRAAAAPEEEEEKEGEAVGIEGDADSPYSSKAATAAVEEDGERSGGGGGQEVDSAAAASPRRLSPKAAASPSQGDSRWGDTSSYGAKKKHRVFCQLPNGDWALCTVLTISGDESVLRVSEGKVLRLKTESLQPANPEILDGVDDLMQLSYLSEPSVLYNLQYRYSQDMIYTKAGPVLVAVNPFKKVSLYGNECIDAYRNKTMDSPHVYAIADSALREMKRDEVNQSIIISGESGAGKTETAKIAMQYLAALGGGSGIEYEILQTNPILEAFGNAKTLRNDNSSRFGKLIEIHFSTTGRICGAVIQTFLLEKSRVVQCAVGERSYHIFYQLCAGAPTSLREKLNLKKVDEYKYLKQSCCYSIAGVDDAQMFRTVTEAMNIVHISKEDQENVFAMVSAVLWLGDVSFTIIDNENHVEIVVDEASKTVAELLGCSTEDLNLALSKRHMKVNNENIVQKLTLSQATDTRDALAKSVYASLFEWLVEQINKSLSVGKRRTGRSISILDIYGFESFDKNSFEQFCINYANERLQQHFNRHLFKLEQEEYVEDGIDWAKVEFEDNQDCLNLFEKKPLGLLSLLDEESTFPNATDLTFANKLKQHLNTNSCFKGERGKAFSIRHYAGEVGYDTSGFLEKNRDLLHMDSIQLLAKCKSSLPQMFASKMLAQSDNSISVPYRSSAADSQKLSVAMKFKGQLFQLMQRLESTTPHFIRCIKPNNLQLPSIYEQGLVLQQLKCCGVLEVVRISRSGYPTRMTHQKFARRYGFLLLEDVASQDPLSVSVAILHQFNILPEMYQVGYTKLFFRTGQIGKLEDTRNHTLHGILRVQSCFRGHQARHHARERIRGVLALQSFVRGENARQIYSSLSRKRRAAIILQRNVRCWLARRYFTKVRKASVIIQAGIRGNLVRRCDGNVDLINVFREFESKQEAEGDQILIKASVLAELQRRILKAEATVREKDEENEMLHQRLQQYENRWLEYEQKMKAMEEMWQKQMRSLQSSLSVAKKSLVLDETPRMSDSSVDQSWESNGNHVGSGSQLVPRTIGREMNAGLSVISRLAEEFEQRSQVFVDDAKFLVEVKSGQADASLNPDMELRRLKQNFDLWKKDFGSRIRETKVILNKLGNGNESSPNSVKRKWWGRLNTSKFS, encoded by the exons ATGGCGTCGGTGGAGGTGCGGTCCGTGCGGAAGTCGGCGGCTCTGCGGGCGCGCGGGCCGAGCAAGCTGCAGCCCGCGCGGTCGATGCCTCTCGACTACAGGTACTCGGCCAAGGCTAACGGGGCCGGCGGCGGATCGGCGGAGAATGGCGTCGGGCGCCGGGCGGCAGCtgcgccggaggaggaggaggagaaggaaggggaGGCCGTGGGGATTGAGGGGGACGCGGACTCGCCGTACAGCTCcaaggcggcgacggcggcggtggaggaggacggggagagaagtggaggtggaggtggccaGGAGGTGGATTCGGCGGCTGCGGCTTCGCCGCGGCGGTTGTCGCCGAAGGCAGCTGCGAGCCCCTCGCAAGGTGACTCCAGGTGGGGTGACACCAGTTCGTACGGCGCTAAAAAG AAGCATAGAGTTTTTTGTCAGCTTCCAAATGGTGATTGGGCATTATGCACTGTACTTACAATCTCTGGTGACGAGTCTGTACTTAGGGTTTCTGAAGGGAAA GTACTGAGATTAAAAACAGAGAGCCTTCAACCTGCAAATCCTGAAATTCTTGATGGAGTGGATGATCTTATGCAGCTAAGTTATCTAAGTGAACCATCAGTACTGTACAATTTGCAGTACAGATACTCCCAAGACATGATTTAT ACTAAAGCAGGTCCAGTTTTGGTGGCTGTCAACCCTTTTAAGAAAGTTTCACTATATGGTAATGAATGCATAGATGCATATAGAAATAAAACAATGGACAGTCCACACGTTTATGCAATAGCAGATTCAGCACTTCGTGAAATGAAAAGAG ATGAAGTTAACCAGTCTATTATTATAAG tgGTGAGAGTGGAGCAGGAAAAACAGAAACTGCAAAAATTGCTATGCAGTATCTGGCTGCTCTTGGAGGTGGAAGTGGCATTGAATATGAAATTCTACAGACCAACCCAATACTCGAGGCTTTTGGAAATGCAAAGACATTAAGAAATGATAACTCAAGTCGTTTT GGGAAGCTTATTGAAATTCATTTCAGTACCACTGGAAGAATATGTGGTGCCGTGATTCAAACAT TTTTACTCGAGAAG TCCAGAGTTGTACAATGCGCGGTAGGTGAGCGATCCTACCATATATTTTACCAGCTATGTGCTGGTGCACCCACATCTCTTAGAG AGAAGTTGAATTTGAAAAAGGTGGATGAGTACAAATATCTTAAGCAGAGCTGTTGCTATTCAATTGCTGGTGTGGATGATGCCCAAATGTTTCGAACTGTGACG GAAGCTATGAACATCGTCCATATCAGCAAAGAGGACCAAGAGAATGTTTTTGCAATGGTCTCTGCTGTGCTGTGGCTGGGGGATGTCTCGTTCACAATAATCGATAATGAAAATCATGTTGAAATTGTTGTAGATGAag CTTCAAAAACGGTTGCAGAACTTCTTGGCTGCAGTACCGAAGATCTCAATTTGGCTTTGTCAAAGCGCCATATGAAAGTTAATAATGAAAACATTGTCCAGAAACTTACCCTTTCACAG GCAACTGATACAAGAGACGCACTGGCCAAATCAGTCTATGCCAGTTTGTTTGAGTGGCTTGTAGAACAAATTAATAAGTCTCTCTCAGTTGGCAAGCGTCGAACTGGGAGATCAATTAGCATTCTTGATATCTATGGCTTTGAATCATTTGAT AAGAACAGTTTTGAACAGTTCTGCATTAATTATGCTAATGAGAGGTTACAACAACATTTCAACCGTCATTTGTTTAAGCTTGAGCAAGAG GAATATGTTGAGGATGGCATTGACTGGGCAAAGGTTGAGTTTGAGGACAATCAAGACTGTTTGAATCTCTTTGAGAAA AAACCACTGGGATTATTGTCTCTTCTGGATGAGGAATCTACTTTCCCCAATGCCACAGATCTTACGTTTGCAAACAAGCTTAAGCAACATCTTAACACGAATTCTTGCTTCAAAGGAGAAAGAGGCAAGGCGTTTTCCATCCGTCACTACGCAGGAGAG GTTGGTTATGATACTTCCGGTTTTCTGGAGAAGAATAGAGACTTATTGCACATGGACTCGATTCAGCTCCTTGCCAAATGCAAATCTTCTCTGCCACAAATGTTTGCATCTAAGATGCTAGCTCAATCGGATAATTCTATATCTGTTCCATATAGATCTAGTGCTGCTGATTCACAAAAGTTAAGTGTTGCTATGAAGTTCAAG GGACAACTGTTCCAACTTATGCAAAGACTGGAAAGTACAACACCACATTTTATACGCTGCATTAAACCTAATAATCTACAACTTCCTTCAATTTACGAGCAAGGACTTGTTCTTCAGCAACTCAAATGCTGTGGGGTTCTTGAGGTTGTCCGGATTTCAAGATCTGGATATCCAACTAGAATGACACATCAGAAGTTTGCTCGGCG GTATGGGttccttcttcttgaggatGTTGCATCTCAAGACCCACTTAGTGTTTCAGTTGCAATTCTTCATCAGTTCAACATTTTACCTGAGATGTATCAAGTTGGCTACACAAAATTGTTCTTCCGAACTGGTCAG ATTGGCAAACTTGAAGATACTCGGAATCATACTCTGCACGGAATTTTAAGGGTTCAAAGCTGTTTCAGAGGGCATCAAGCTCGTCACCATGCGAGAGAACGAATCAGAGGAGTTTTGGCTCTTCAATCAT TCGTTCGCGGTGAGAATGCAAGACAAATTTACTCGTCTCTGTCGAGGAAACGTAGGGCAGCTATTATTTTGCAGAGAAATGTAAGATGTTGGCTTGCAAGAAGGTATTTCACAAAGGTCAGGAAGGCCTCAGTGATAATACAAGCTG GTATTCGTGGGAACCTTGTTAGAAGATGTGATGGCAATGTTGATCTAATAAACGTgtttagagaatttgaatcaaaGCAG GAGGCAGAGGGTGACCAAATTTTGATTAAGGCATCAGTCCTGGCTGAGTTACAAAGGCGGATACTAAAAGCCGAGGCCACAGTTCGAGAGAAGGATGAAGAGAATGAGATGCTTCATCAGCGGCTTCAGCAATACGAAAATCGTTGGTTAGAGTACGAGCAGAAAATGAAAGCAATGGAGGAAATGTGGCAGAAGCAAATGCGGTCACTGCAATCAAGCCTTTCTGTAGCCAAGAAGAGCCTTGTTCTCGACGAGACACCTAGGATGTCCGACTCATCAGTAGATCAGAGCTGGGAGAGCAATGGGAATCATGTCGGCAGTGGGTCTCAGCTGGTTCCACGCACCATTGGACGGGAAATGAATGCAGGTCTTAGCGTCATCAGCCGCCTAGCGGAAGAATTCGAGCAGCGTAGTCAGGTCTTTGTTGATGACGCCAAGTTCTTGGTTGAGGTCAAGTCTGGGCAGGCGGACGCTAGCCTGAACCCGGACATGGAACTCCGGAGGCTGAAGCAAAACTTTGACTTGTGGAAGAAGGACTTCGGCAGCCGCATAAGGGAGACGAAAGTGATCCTGAACAAGCTCGGGAACGGCAATGAGTCGTCGCCCAACTCCGTGAAGCGGAAATGGTGGGGTAGGCTAAACACGTCCAAGTTTTCTTGA